One Ictalurus punctatus breed USDA103 chromosome 10, Coco_2.0, whole genome shotgun sequence genomic region harbors:
- the fstl3 gene encoding follistatin-related protein 3 isoform X1, translating to MNLFSALHCVVLISLCGTLAKHRANAGICWLQQGQEQRCDMVLIRGVSREECCAGGRLDTAWSNTSLPINEVSLLGFLGIVSCKPCKETCEGVKCGSGKVCRMKGGRPQCICSPDCSNISRKHAVCGSDGTTYKDECALLMSRCRGHPDLEIMYQGECKKSCSNVVCPGTHTCVTDQTNSAHCVMCRTAQCPMPMLSGQTICGNNNITYPSACHLRRATCFFGRSIGVRHYGHCRSKEGSEENLLF from the exons ATGAACTTGTTTTCGGCGCTTCACTGTGTGGTGCTCATCTCGCTGTGTGGAACTCTGGCAAAGCACCGAGCCAACG CGGGTATATGCTGGCTGCAGCAGGGCCAAGAACAGCGCTGTGACATGGTGCTGATTCGTGGTGTGAGCAGGGAGGAGTGCTGCGCTGGAGGCCGTTTGGACACGGCCTGGTCCAACACCAGCCTGCCCATCAATGAGGTCAGTCTACTGGGCTTCCTGGGCATCGTGTCCTGCAAACCCTGCAAAG AGACATGTGAAGGGGTCAAGTGTGGCTCGGGGAAGGTGTGTAGGATGAAGGGCGGCCGTCCTCAGTGCATCTGCTCGCCAGACTGTTCTAACATCTCCAGAAAGCATGCTGTCTGTGGGAGCGATGGCACCACATATAAAGACGAGTGTGCCCTCCTGATGTCCCGCTGTAGAGGCCACCCTGACCTCGAGATCATGTACCAAGGAGAGTGCAAAA AGTCATGCTCCAATGTGGTGTGCCCGGGCACCCACACCTGCGTGACAGACCAGACCAACAGCGCCCACTGTGTGATGTGCCGCACGGCTCAGTGCCCGATGCCGATGCTCAGTGGTCAAACCATCTGCGGCAACAATAACATCACTTACCCAAGTGCCTGCCATTTGCGCCGTGCCACCTGCTTCTTCGGCCGTTCCATAGGAGTGCGCCATTACGGCCACTGCAGGA GTAAAGAAGGTAGTGAGGAGAATTTGCTCTTTTAG
- the fstl3 gene encoding follistatin-related protein 3 isoform X2: protein MNLFSALHCVVLISLCGTLAKHRANAGICWLQQGQEQRCDMVLIRGVSREECCAGGRLDTAWSNTSLPINEVSLLGFLGIVSCKPCKETCEGVKCGSGKVCRMKGGRPQCICSPDCSNISRKHAVCGSDGTTYKDECALLMSRCRGHPDLEIMYQGECKKSCSNVVCPGTHTCVTDQTNSAHCVMCRTAQCPMPMLSGQTICGNNNITYPSACHLRRATCFFGRSIGVRHYGHCRSKD, encoded by the exons ATGAACTTGTTTTCGGCGCTTCACTGTGTGGTGCTCATCTCGCTGTGTGGAACTCTGGCAAAGCACCGAGCCAACG CGGGTATATGCTGGCTGCAGCAGGGCCAAGAACAGCGCTGTGACATGGTGCTGATTCGTGGTGTGAGCAGGGAGGAGTGCTGCGCTGGAGGCCGTTTGGACACGGCCTGGTCCAACACCAGCCTGCCCATCAATGAGGTCAGTCTACTGGGCTTCCTGGGCATCGTGTCCTGCAAACCCTGCAAAG AGACATGTGAAGGGGTCAAGTGTGGCTCGGGGAAGGTGTGTAGGATGAAGGGCGGCCGTCCTCAGTGCATCTGCTCGCCAGACTGTTCTAACATCTCCAGAAAGCATGCTGTCTGTGGGAGCGATGGCACCACATATAAAGACGAGTGTGCCCTCCTGATGTCCCGCTGTAGAGGCCACCCTGACCTCGAGATCATGTACCAAGGAGAGTGCAAAA AGTCATGCTCCAATGTGGTGTGCCCGGGCACCCACACCTGCGTGACAGACCAGACCAACAGCGCCCACTGTGTGATGTGCCGCACGGCTCAGTGCCCGATGCCGATGCTCAGTGGTCAAACCATCTGCGGCAACAATAACATCACTTACCCAAGTGCCTGCCATTTGCGCCGTGCCACCTGCTTCTTCGGCCGTTCCATAGGAGTGCGCCATTACGGCCACTGCAGGAGTAAGGACTAA